One window of the Candidatus Eisenbacteria bacterium genome contains the following:
- a CDS encoding CbbQ/NirQ/NorQ/GpvN family protein: protein MSAVPFYLPIGDEVTVFTAAWEARLPVLLKGPTGCGKTRFVEYMAATLPRREAPAGDVPGNLITVACHEDLTGSDLIGRYLIKGDETVWIDGPLTRAVREGTVCYLDEIVEARKDTVVLIHPLTDHRRILPVDKTGEILEAHPDFLLVLSYNPGYQSVLKDLKPSTRQRFVAIDFDYPPRDLEARIVAHESGLDLEAALRLAKLGEKVRHLKSSGLAEGVSTRLLVYAAQLMGRGIAPRRACTVAVSHALTDDQDSQRAIDDVAGAIFG from the coding sequence GTGAGCGCGGTTCCCTTCTACCTGCCGATCGGCGACGAGGTGACGGTCTTCACCGCCGCCTGGGAGGCCCGGCTCCCCGTGTTGCTCAAGGGGCCGACGGGGTGCGGGAAGACGCGCTTCGTCGAGTACATGGCCGCCACGCTCCCGCGCCGCGAGGCCCCCGCGGGCGACGTGCCCGGCAATCTCATCACGGTCGCCTGCCACGAGGACCTCACCGGCAGCGACCTCATCGGCCGCTACCTCATCAAGGGCGACGAGACGGTGTGGATCGACGGGCCGCTCACGCGCGCCGTCCGCGAGGGCACCGTCTGCTACCTCGACGAGATCGTCGAGGCACGCAAGGACACGGTGGTTCTCATCCACCCGCTGACGGACCATCGCCGCATCCTGCCGGTCGACAAGACGGGCGAGATCCTGGAGGCGCATCCCGACTTCCTGCTCGTGCTCTCGTACAACCCCGGCTACCAGAGCGTGCTGAAGGACCTGAAGCCGTCGACGCGCCAGCGCTTCGTCGCGATCGACTTCGACTATCCGCCGCGCGACCTCGAGGCGCGCATCGTCGCGCACGAGAGCGGGCTCGATCTCGAGGCGGCGCTGCGGCTCGCGAAGCTCGGCGAGAAGGTGCGTCACCTGAAGTCGAGCGGACTCGCCGAGGGCGTGAGCACGCGCCTGCTCGTGTACGCGGCGCAGCTCATGGGTCGCGGCATCGCGCCGCGCCGGGCGTGCACCGTCGCCGTCAGCCACGCGCTCACCGACGACCAGGACAGCCAGCGGGCCATCGATGACGTCGCGGGGGCGATCTTCGGCTGA
- a CDS encoding VWA domain-containing protein: MTSRGRSSADATAARLAAVSRLVADQLEVTLPAMRAALGTDADRWLELGADLAAHCGGASGAVLAYLRLDPARLRRVGLAPFAAWLRAIERIGAGAPALAASFAETTATLAGDVDAGWLDACADALLGLRADGGWRGERVAQAMVGAIPIAADVLGPGDVAAWCGLAALLRSGLDEGLFFRVLAPEVASWSPDDRRAWLDAARTLARRHVPTAVVYYRDLPRTIEALPPEARSALLAALGAAAADVRPSDLQALLPIVGALTLDVSRAARAVALAAALRVAREFPVGVVAYLRAMPMLFEERVPPRLEAWVDHGLAIGAENADAGCAYFALESRTSVAVLSASPVAVTLDEAQGVLRKVVQMLSGAPATPRATGRFQLRSPFEPPPVQATIALPATIDVLASYEDNRRLFGVLATLLVGRRLHGTYADETVLAALTVEDAPPLLSELFAVTDGYRVAHRLALEYPGIAGELAWACRRLLAVWTADADPPSAVVFDALLALALDPHAAERRVAPWLAAAAIGVLPALRPLASPAATAADALAIAERLVPAFAHLVGPPAVDPTALEFLPILLDAGEGEGPFATGLDVDDEGAVPVPGSPERPPEELLRELQVLLDQRRAGDGAGTQLSLEELQRLLESGLLGELAQGSGTDLDASGLFVTQLMGKLLGERRELARAGAQGVGPRRAGRVPHPADDSLIYFYDEWDHVIADYRPAWCQLREVPVADDAGVFYDRALARHADLIPELRRCFQQVRPDRYRAVRGLEDGEDIDWHAAVEARVERRVRGTASTKLYTARTRQEREVATLFLLDMSASTDEAAEGAEGERIIDIAKDALVIMAAALEEIGDTFAIYGFSGQGRERVEVYPVKTFGERLTPAVRGRLGGIEPKGSTRMGTALRHATTLMRDLTAPAQHLVLISDGFPQDLDYGDDRQSHTYGIRDTATAMRETQAAGVKPFCITVDLAGHDYLREMCDPDAYVIIERVADLPRELPRIYQRLVRAA, encoded by the coding sequence ATGACGTCGCGGGGGCGATCTTCGGCTGACGCGACCGCGGCGCGTCTCGCGGCGGTCTCGCGCCTCGTCGCCGACCAGCTCGAGGTGACGCTGCCCGCGATGCGCGCCGCGCTCGGCACCGACGCGGATCGCTGGCTCGAGCTCGGCGCCGACCTCGCCGCCCACTGCGGCGGCGCGAGCGGCGCCGTTCTCGCCTACCTGCGACTCGATCCGGCGCGCCTGCGCCGCGTCGGCCTCGCACCGTTCGCCGCGTGGCTCCGGGCGATCGAGCGGATCGGTGCGGGCGCGCCCGCGCTGGCCGCGTCGTTCGCCGAGACGACGGCGACGCTGGCCGGCGACGTCGACGCCGGATGGCTCGACGCCTGCGCCGATGCGCTCCTCGGCCTGCGCGCCGACGGAGGCTGGCGCGGCGAGCGCGTCGCGCAGGCGATGGTGGGTGCGATCCCAATCGCCGCCGACGTGCTCGGACCCGGCGACGTCGCCGCGTGGTGCGGGCTCGCGGCGCTCCTGCGCTCGGGGCTCGACGAGGGGCTCTTCTTCCGCGTGCTGGCGCCCGAGGTCGCGAGCTGGTCGCCCGACGATCGCCGGGCATGGCTCGACGCCGCCCGGACGCTTGCGCGGCGCCACGTCCCGACCGCGGTCGTCTACTATCGCGACCTGCCGCGCACGATCGAGGCGCTGCCGCCGGAGGCGCGATCGGCCCTGCTGGCGGCGCTCGGCGCGGCGGCAGCCGACGTCCGCCCGTCCGATCTCCAGGCGCTGCTGCCCATCGTCGGCGCGCTCACCCTCGACGTCTCGCGCGCGGCGCGGGCAGTCGCCCTCGCCGCCGCGCTGCGCGTCGCGCGTGAGTTCCCGGTTGGCGTGGTCGCCTACCTGCGTGCCATGCCGATGCTCTTCGAGGAGCGCGTGCCGCCCCGGCTCGAGGCGTGGGTCGACCACGGGCTCGCGATCGGCGCCGAGAACGCCGATGCCGGCTGCGCCTACTTCGCGCTCGAATCGCGCACGAGCGTCGCCGTGCTCTCCGCGTCGCCGGTCGCGGTGACGCTCGACGAGGCGCAGGGCGTGCTTCGCAAGGTGGTGCAGATGCTCTCCGGCGCGCCGGCGACGCCGCGCGCGACCGGGCGCTTCCAGCTCCGCAGCCCGTTCGAGCCCCCGCCCGTGCAGGCGACGATCGCGCTGCCGGCGACGATCGACGTGCTGGCTTCGTACGAGGACAACCGGCGCCTGTTCGGCGTCCTCGCGACCCTGCTCGTGGGGCGGCGCCTGCACGGTACCTATGCCGACGAGACGGTGCTGGCGGCCCTCACCGTCGAGGATGCGCCGCCGCTGCTCTCGGAGCTCTTCGCGGTGACGGACGGCTATCGCGTCGCCCACCGGCTGGCGCTCGAATACCCTGGCATCGCGGGCGAGCTCGCGTGGGCCTGCCGGCGCCTGCTCGCCGTCTGGACCGCCGACGCCGATCCACCGTCCGCCGTCGTCTTCGACGCGCTCCTCGCCCTGGCGCTGGATCCCCACGCCGCCGAGCGCCGCGTCGCCCCCTGGCTCGCCGCGGCGGCGATCGGCGTGCTGCCGGCGCTGCGCCCACTCGCGTCGCCGGCGGCGACCGCGGCCGACGCGCTCGCGATCGCCGAGCGGCTGGTGCCGGCCTTCGCGCACCTGGTGGGCCCACCCGCCGTCGACCCGACCGCCCTGGAGTTCCTGCCGATCCTCCTCGACGCCGGCGAGGGCGAGGGCCCGTTCGCCACCGGCCTCGACGTCGACGACGAGGGCGCGGTCCCGGTTCCGGGCTCGCCCGAGCGACCGCCCGAAGAACTGCTGCGCGAGCTACAAGTGCTGCTCGATCAACGGCGCGCCGGCGACGGCGCGGGCACGCAGCTCTCGCTGGAGGAGCTGCAGCGCCTGCTCGAGTCGGGGCTGCTCGGCGAGCTCGCACAGGGGTCGGGCACCGATCTCGACGCGAGCGGTCTCTTCGTGACCCAGCTCATGGGCAAGCTCCTCGGCGAGCGCCGCGAGCTCGCACGCGCCGGCGCGCAGGGCGTCGGCCCGCGCCGCGCCGGCCGCGTTCCGCATCCGGCGGACGACAGCCTCATCTACTTCTACGACGAGTGGGATCACGTGATCGCGGACTACCGCCCGGCCTGGTGCCAGCTCCGCGAAGTTCCGGTCGCCGACGACGCGGGGGTCTTCTACGATCGTGCCCTCGCGCGCCATGCGGACCTGATCCCGGAGCTGCGGCGGTGCTTCCAGCAGGTCCGGCCCGACCGTTATCGCGCGGTGCGCGGCCTCGAGGACGGCGAGGACATCGACTGGCACGCCGCCGTCGAAGCGCGCGTCGAGCGGCGCGTGCGCGGCACGGCGTCGACCAAGCTCTACACGGCGCGCACGCGCCAGGAGCGCGAGGTCGCGACGCTGTTCCTGCTCGACATGAGCGCCTCGACCGACGAGGCGGCGGAGGGGGCCGAGGGCGAGCGCATCATCGACATCGCGAAGGACGCGCTCGTCATCATGGCGGCCGCGCTCGAGGAGATCGGCGACACCTTCGCCATCTACGGCTTCTCCGGCCAGGGCCGCGAGCGCGTCGAGGTGTATCCGGTGAAGACGTTCGGCGAGCGCCTGACGCCGGCCGTGCGGGGACGGCTGGGCGGCATCGAGCCCAAGGGCTCGACGCGCATGGGCACGGCGCTCCGTCACGCGACGACGCTCATGCGCGATCTCACCGCGCCCGCGCAGCACCTGGTCCTCATCTCCGACGGCTTTCCGCAGGACCTCGACTACGGCGACGATCGCCAGAGCCACACCTACGGCATCCGCGACACGGCGACGGCGATGCGCGAGACGCAGGCGGCGGGCGTGAAACCCTTCTGCATCACGGTCGACCTCGCGGGGCACGACTACCTGCGGGAGATGTGCGACCCCGACGCCTACGTCATCATCGAGCGGGTGGCCGACCTGCCGCGCGAGCTGCCGCGCATCTATCAGCGGCTCGTGCGCGCGGCCTGA